The Neoarius graeffei isolate fNeoGra1 chromosome 7, fNeoGra1.pri, whole genome shotgun sequence genome includes a region encoding these proteins:
- the LOC132888875 gene encoding zinc finger BED domain-containing protein 5-like, with the protein MAYDVKEQVVNCVRQSPIHAIQLDESTDVAHCAQLMVYVRFINEQRVHEDFLFCVPLPARTTADEIFKALNEFYQNEGLEWSRCYGICTDGARAMTGRHSGLVKQVQTIAPAAVWNHCIIHRQALAAKTMPKELCVVLDEAVKVVNTIKSRALNTRLFSILCDEMGARFKQLLLHSEVRWLSRGKVLTRLCELQDEVLLFLTEINSPLAKHLADMNWLAMLAYLADIFDKINSLNTSLQGKEGHVFTAHDQVTGFRRKLDAWCARVGRGSMEMFPTLEDVLEKTALPPSSVQLVITAHLNGLRDQFAEYFGEEPLGNQWIRNPFSFPATARDALSLQEEEALAELSSNLDLKQRLVEMPITRFWLSVESEFPHVSAKAMRVLIPFTSTYLCECGFSALTLIKNKYRSRLQVQDDLRLFLSSAQPRIEHLCASKVRPHCSH; encoded by the coding sequence ATGGCTTACGATGTCAAAGAGCAAGTCGTAAACTGTGTTCGTCAAAGCCCCATCCACGCCATTCAACTGGACGAGTCCACTGACGTCGCACACTGCGCTCAATTGATGGTTTATGTCCGGTTTATCAATGAGCAAAGGGTGCACGAGGATTTTTTGTTTTGCGTTCCCCTCCCTGCCCGCACAACAGCAGATGAAATTTTCAAGGCCTTGAACGAGTTTTACCAGAACGAGGGACTTGAGTGGAGCCGATGTTATGGCATATGCACGGATGGGGCAAGAGCCATGACCGGCCGTCACAGCGGTCTTGTGAAACAAGTGCAGACCATTGCCCCTGCCGCTGTCTGGAATCACTGCATCATCCATCGCCAGGCATTAGCAGCAAAAACGATGCCTAAAGAATTGTGTGTCGTTCTGGATGAGGCAGTGAAAGTTGTAAACACAATTAAATCGCGTGCCTTAAACACGCGCCTGTTTTCCATCTTGTGCGACGAAATGGGCGCTCGCTTCAAGCAGCTGCTCCTGCATTCCGAGGTGAGGTGGCTCTCTCGGGGCAAAGTCCTCACCAGGCTCTGTGAGTTGCAAGATGAAGTCCTCCTCTTTCTCACTGAGATAAACTCTCCTCTCGCTAAACACCTGGCAGATATGAACTGGCTCGCTATGTTGGCCTATCTGGCCGACATTTTTGATAAGATCAACTCCCTCAATACCTCTCTCCAGGGCAAAGAGGGTCATGTCTTCACTGCACATGATCAAGTGACTGGATTCAGGAGGAAGCTGGATGCGTGGTGTGCTCGTGTTGGAAGGGGCTCAATGGAAATGTTCCCAACCTTggaggatgtgctggagaagacagcGCTGCCGCCTAGCTCTGTCCAACTGGTCATCACCGCACATCTGAACGGGCTGCGTGATCAGTTTGCCGAGTACTTTGGAGAGGAGCCACTGGGAAACCAGTGGATCAGAAATCCTTTTTCTTTCCCAGCCACAGCCCGCGATGCACTGAGCCTTCAAGAGGAGGAGGCTCTTGCCGAGCTGAGCTCAAACTTGGACTTAAAGCAGAGACTGGTGGAAATGCCGATTACGCGTTTCTGGTTGAGTGTCGAGAGTGAGTTTCCCCATGTGTCCGCCAAAGCCATGAGAGTCCTGATCCCCTTCACCTCCACTTACCTATGTGAATGTGGGTTTTCCGCGCTCACCCTGATCAAAAACAAATACCGCTCAAGGCTACAAGTGCAGGATGACTTGCGACTTTTTCTGTCTTCTGCACAACCCCGCATCGAACATCTGTGCGCATCGAAGGTGCGCCCTCATTGCTCGCATTGA